The following proteins come from a genomic window of Acinetobacter sp. SAAs474:
- the hisD gene encoding histidinol dehydrogenase, giving the protein MGKLMRRLSTQEQNFKQVFADLLAFETVSDPELLKTVEQIIADVRQYGDAHVLQLTQQFDRHPAHQFSDLELTQAELKAAFEGLNPEIREALELAAQRIREFHQAQKQEGWCYVDTLGNTLGQKVTPLDRVGIYVPGGLASYPSSVLMNALPAHVAGVPEIIMVVPAPNGELNPLVLAAAHLAGVSRVFTIGGAQAVAALAYGTETIPAVDKITGPGNRFVAAAKRAVFGQVGIDMIAGPSEILVYAEGINNAQWLAMDVLSQAEHDTVAQAIFITPDEQLLQQVEQAIEQHLAALPKAEIARTSIANRGALVLVKNRQEAIELINQVAPEHLELCLDDAEAMAEHIRHAGAIFMGRYTPEAIGDYCAGPNHVLPTSGTARFSSPLGVYDFQKRSSLIMCSEQGVKTLARTADILAQQENLDAHARSARYRYQ; this is encoded by the coding sequence GTGGGTAAATTGATGCGACGTTTATCGACTCAAGAGCAAAATTTTAAGCAGGTTTTTGCTGATTTATTAGCTTTTGAAACAGTGAGTGATCCTGAACTTCTAAAAACAGTAGAGCAAATTATTGCAGATGTACGCCAATATGGTGATGCACATGTACTTCAACTCACTCAACAGTTCGATCGACATCCAGCGCATCAATTTTCAGATTTAGAACTAACACAAGCAGAGTTAAAAGCAGCATTTGAAGGTTTAAATCCTGAAATTCGTGAAGCTTTAGAATTGGCAGCACAGCGCATTCGTGAATTTCATCAAGCACAAAAGCAAGAAGGCTGGTGCTATGTAGATACACTTGGTAATACTTTAGGCCAAAAAGTAACACCACTTGATCGTGTTGGGATTTATGTACCAGGTGGTTTAGCATCTTATCCTTCATCTGTTTTAATGAATGCATTGCCTGCACATGTTGCGGGTGTGCCTGAAATTATTATGGTGGTACCTGCACCGAACGGTGAGTTAAATCCATTGGTACTCGCAGCTGCACATTTGGCAGGTGTTAGTCGTGTCTTTACCATTGGCGGTGCACAAGCAGTTGCTGCTTTGGCTTATGGAACAGAAACGATACCTGCAGTCGATAAAATTACTGGGCCAGGCAACCGTTTTGTTGCAGCCGCAAAGCGAGCTGTATTTGGTCAGGTAGGTATTGATATGATTGCTGGACCATCTGAAATTCTAGTTTATGCAGAAGGGATCAATAATGCGCAGTGGTTAGCCATGGATGTATTATCTCAAGCTGAACATGATACGGTTGCTCAAGCTATTTTTATTACACCAGATGAACAGCTTTTACAACAGGTTGAACAGGCGATCGAACAACATTTGGCAGCGTTGCCTAAAGCAGAGATTGCGCGAACATCGATTGCGAATCGTGGTGCATTAGTGTTGGTTAAAAACCGTCAAGAAGCGATAGAACTGATTAATCAGGTTGCACCAGAACATTTAGAGTTATGCTTAGATGATGCTGAAGCAATGGCTGAACATATTCGTCATGCGGGCGCTATTTTTATGGGACGCTATACACCAGAAGCAATTGGTGACTATTGTGCAGGCCCTAATCATGTTCTGCCGACATCAGGTACGGCACGTTTTTCATCACCACTCGGTGTATATGATTTCCAAAAACGTTCAAGCTTGATTATGTGTTCAGAACAAGGGGTGAAAACTTTGGCTCGAACCGCAGATATATTGGCACAACAAGAAAATCTAGATGCACATGCACGATCTGCGCGTTATCGTTACCAGTAA
- the hisC gene encoding histidinol-phosphate transaminase — MPTISTTQMRFWSPDVRELKPYVPGEQPKIQNLLKLNTNENPYPPSPKVVAAVQAVLHDSADILRLYPDPDATVLKQAIAQQQHVDASHVFVGNGSDEVLAHIFKAFFVQDKPILYPDITYSFYPVYSQFFGIATQTKILPLNDDFEIIVDDYKQPNGGIIITNPNAPTSIALALSAIEEILQANPDSVVVIDEAYVDFGAESAVTLVEQYENLVVCQTTSKSRSLAGLRVGFAIAQPHLIAALEAVKNSFNSYPIDRFALAAAVASFQDQAYFIEQNQKVIASREHLVTQLTTLGFKVLPSSANFIFVTHPQYDAATLATQLREHGIIVRYFNQPRIDQYLRITIGTDQQNQRLVATLQDDILK; from the coding sequence ATGCCAACGATTAGTACCACACAAATGCGCTTTTGGAGTCCTGATGTACGTGAGCTTAAGCCTTATGTACCTGGTGAACAGCCTAAAATCCAAAATCTACTCAAACTAAATACCAATGAAAACCCTTATCCACCTTCGCCGAAAGTAGTGGCAGCGGTACAGGCCGTATTACATGATTCAGCTGATATTTTGCGTTTATATCCTGATCCTGATGCGACTGTTCTTAAACAGGCAATTGCCCAGCAGCAACATGTCGATGCTTCACATGTATTTGTTGGTAATGGTTCAGATGAGGTTTTAGCCCATATTTTTAAAGCATTTTTTGTCCAAGATAAGCCAATTTTATATCCAGATATTACCTATAGTTTTTATCCGGTTTATAGTCAATTTTTTGGTATTGCAACGCAGACTAAAATTTTACCACTAAATGATGACTTTGAAATTATTGTAGATGATTATAAGCAGCCAAATGGGGGGATTATTATCACCAATCCCAATGCACCCACCAGTATTGCCTTAGCTTTATCTGCGATCGAAGAGATTTTACAAGCCAATCCAGATTCAGTGGTGGTGATTGATGAAGCTTATGTTGACTTTGGTGCAGAATCAGCGGTAACTTTAGTTGAGCAATATGAAAATCTTGTGGTGTGTCAGACCACCTCTAAATCACGTTCTTTAGCTGGTTTACGTGTTGGTTTTGCCATTGCACAACCACATTTAATTGCGGCATTAGAAGCAGTTAAAAATAGTTTTAACTCTTACCCAATCGATCGTTTTGCGCTTGCAGCAGCAGTTGCTTCTTTTCAAGATCAGGCCTATTTTATTGAACAAAATCAGAAAGTGATTGCAAGTCGTGAACACTTAGTAACGCAATTAACGACCTTAGGCTTTAAGGTATTACCGTCGAGCGCCAATTTTATTTTTGTTACACATCCTCAATATGATGCCGCTACTTTAGCGACTCAATTACGTGAACATGGCATTATTGTACGTTATTTTAATCAGCCACGTATTGATCAGTATTTACGTATTACGATTGGTACAGATCAACAAAATCAGCGGTTAGTCGCGACATTACAAGATGATATTCTAAAATAG
- a CDS encoding anthranilate synthase component I family protein has protein sequence MLPSPLFKKALSRQNLSHQDLIASLQSLNHVIFIQNDQQPLVGFLAQDYLLCQQKQYQFFQQTEFNHYQAHSLHSSIDDFLDTTAQQQQPGLTMGFISYDFAAEQHITLKQEKEQPSLFLGHFPHYLSFENDGWYFNSFTTDAALIYTHINHLINQTTNTTPLSLTDYCRPRWSKTEYRQAFHRVQSYIQAGDCYQINLTQEFNTRAQGTLLSSADDFWQLTAAPYAGYLRIADFELLSCSPELFIDFKAQGQIVTKPIKGTMPRYRDAKLDQQAKLTLQHSKKDQAENVMIVDLLRNDFSVYAETGSVKTPKLFNIESFNQVHHMVSEVSATLKAEINPFKMLISALPGGSITGAPKIRAMQIIDELEMAPRGAYCGSMGYLSHEGIGSWNILIRSIQKYQDQLSLWAGGGITIASQCDAEYQECFDKVSALLDLLQEFQNTTSDQE, from the coding sequence ATGCTACCGTCTCCTCTATTTAAAAAAGCTTTATCTCGTCAAAATCTCAGTCATCAAGATTTAATTGCATCACTGCAGTCATTAAATCATGTTATTTTTATTCAAAATGACCAACAGCCATTAGTGGGTTTTTTGGCGCAAGACTATTTGCTTTGCCAACAAAAACAGTATCAATTTTTTCAACAGACTGAGTTTAATCATTATCAAGCACACTCGCTACACTCATCCATTGATGATTTTTTAGACACAACAGCACAACAACAGCAACCCGGTCTCACGATGGGTTTTATTAGCTATGATTTTGCCGCAGAACAACACATCACACTCAAGCAAGAAAAAGAGCAACCCAGTTTATTTTTAGGACATTTTCCTCATTATCTGAGTTTTGAAAATGACGGCTGGTATTTTAATAGTTTTACAACAGATGCAGCGCTAATTTACACTCACATTAATCACCTGATAAATCAAACTACTAATACAACACCATTATCACTCACAGATTACTGTCGTCCACGCTGGTCTAAAACAGAATATCGTCAAGCTTTTCATCGCGTACAAAGCTATATTCAGGCAGGAGATTGCTATCAAATTAACCTAACACAAGAATTTAATACACGCGCTCAGGGTACATTACTGTCTAGTGCAGATGATTTCTGGCAATTAACTGCTGCACCTTATGCAGGTTATTTACGTATTGCAGATTTTGAACTGCTCAGTTGCTCACCTGAGCTATTTATCGACTTTAAAGCCCAAGGGCAAATTGTGACCAAACCCATTAAAGGCACGATGCCTCGCTATCGCGATGCAAAATTAGATCAACAAGCGAAACTTACACTACAACATTCTAAAAAAGATCAAGCTGAAAATGTCATGATCGTTGACTTATTACGTAATGACTTCAGTGTTTATGCGGAAACGGGTTCTGTTAAAACGCCTAAACTTTTTAATATTGAAAGTTTTAATCAAGTACATCATATGGTGAGTGAGGTTTCAGCAACACTAAAAGCAGAGATCAATCCTTTTAAAATGCTGATATCTGCTCTCCCAGGTGGCTCTATCACGGGTGCACCGAAAATTCGTGCTATGCAAATTATCGATGAATTAGAAATGGCGCCACGTGGTGCGTATTGTGGCTCTATGGGTTATCTGAGCCATGAAGGCATTGGGAGTTGGAATATTTTAATTCGTTCTATACAAAAATATCAGGATCAGCTCTCGTTATGGGCTGGTGGAGGAATTACCATTGCATCACAATGTGATGCAGAATACCAAGAGTGCTTTGATAAAGTTTCTGCTCTGCTTGATTTGCTGCAAGAATTTCAAAATACAACATCAGACCAAGAGTGA
- a CDS encoding NUDIX hydrolase, which produces MNFCELCGCKTIEKIPLGDHQIRRVCSQCHHIHYVNPKVICGALAIWQDRVLLCKRAIEPRYGLWTLPAGYMELFETMEQGAARETQEEANAQINIEQLYCLYNIPRIGQIYVLFKAHLIDGKFGAGDETIESRLFSEDEIPWDELAFPSVEHTLKHYFNDRKTNLFPTHLETLGSRTNHTG; this is translated from the coding sequence ATGAACTTCTGTGAACTTTGTGGTTGTAAAACAATTGAAAAAATACCGTTAGGTGATCATCAAATTCGTCGAGTCTGTTCCCAATGTCATCATATTCATTATGTTAATCCTAAAGTCATTTGTGGAGCCTTAGCTATTTGGCAAGATCGTGTCTTATTATGTAAACGTGCCATTGAGCCTCGTTATGGCCTATGGACCTTACCTGCAGGTTATATGGAACTCTTTGAAACCATGGAGCAAGGTGCTGCACGTGAAACACAGGAAGAGGCCAATGCTCAAATTAATATTGAACAGCTGTATTGTTTATATAATATTCCACGAATCGGGCAAATCTATGTGCTCTTTAAAGCACATTTGATTGATGGAAAATTTGGTGCGGGTGATGAGACGATTGAATCACGCTTATTTAGTGAAGATGAAATCCCATGGGATGAACTGGCATTTCCAAGTGTAGAGCACACTTTAAAACATTATTTTAATGACCGTAAAACCAATTTATTTCCAACGCATTTAGAAACATTAGGTTCTCGTACCAACCACACTGGCTAA
- a CDS encoding CoA pyrophosphatase: protein MSDGSLTQLLQQRLTFEKQAQDAQAAVLIAITDETDPKVLLTRRSIMLNHHAGEVSFPGGKRDPNDSSNIVVALREAQEETALNPFDVRLMGDLPMQKAKNGMTVKPIVGLISPDVQLIAQPTEIDRIFFASLQRLMDAPTMPYEVQYAQQKLYFPSFQIENEVVWGLTARMLVSLFDYGLDYQKEWPLLLAPIDAS, encoded by the coding sequence ATGAGTGATGGTTCATTAACTCAGCTATTACAACAACGCCTAACATTTGAAAAACAAGCCCAAGATGCACAAGCTGCTGTGTTGATTGCAATTACAGATGAAACTGATCCGAAAGTATTGCTCACGCGTCGATCCATTATGCTCAATCATCATGCTGGCGAGGTTTCCTTTCCGGGTGGAAAGCGTGATCCAAATGATAGCAGTAATATTGTGGTGGCTTTACGTGAGGCACAAGAGGAAACAGCATTAAATCCATTTGATGTGCGATTGATGGGTGATTTGCCTATGCAAAAAGCCAAAAATGGTATGACCGTTAAACCGATTGTCGGTTTGATTTCACCAGATGTGCAACTGATTGCACAGCCAACGGAAATTGATCGTATATTTTTTGCATCTTTACAGCGCTTGATGGATGCACCAACCATGCCTTATGAAGTGCAATATGCACAGCAAAAATTATATTTTCCAAGTTTTCAAATTGAAAATGAAGTGGTCTGGGGACTTACTGCCCGAATGCTGGTGTCTTTATTTGATTATGGATTGGATTATCAGAAAGAGTGGCCTTTATTATTGGCACCGATTGACGCATCATAA
- a CDS encoding gamma carbonic anhydrase family protein, with protein sequence MLYKFKDFAPYAIHQPWDGWVAENATVIGQVALGRQVSIWFGAVVRADNAKISLGNFTNVQENAVLHTDADIDMLIGDYVTIGHQAMLHGCTIGENSLIGINAVVLNHAVIGRNCIIGANALIPEGKVIPDNSVVMGSPGKVVKTLDATAAARLKISALHYAEHFKHFQNLQQVQL encoded by the coding sequence ATGCTATATAAATTTAAAGATTTTGCACCCTATGCAATCCATCAACCTTGGGATGGATGGGTAGCGGAAAATGCTACGGTCATTGGGCAGGTTGCATTAGGTCGTCAGGTCAGTATTTGGTTTGGTGCAGTGGTTCGTGCTGATAATGCTAAAATTAGTCTAGGCAATTTTACCAATGTGCAAGAAAATGCAGTATTGCATACAGATGCTGATATTGACATGTTGATTGGCGACTATGTCACTATTGGTCATCAAGCTATGTTACATGGCTGTACGATAGGCGAAAATAGTTTAATCGGGATTAATGCGGTAGTACTGAATCATGCTGTTATTGGGCGTAATTGTATTATTGGTGCCAATGCACTCATTCCAGAAGGAAAGGTGATTCCGGATAATTCGGTGGTGATGGGTTCGCCTGGTAAAGTTGTAAAAACCTTAGATGCAACGGCAGCAGCACGTTTAAAGATCAGTGCATTGCACTATGCTGAACATTTCAAACATTTTCAAAATTTACAACAGGTTCAGCTGTAA
- the tsaB gene encoding tRNA (adenosine(37)-N6)-threonylcarbamoyltransferase complex dimerization subunit type 1 TsaB: MKLLALETANEQCSVSIVDETQELFYQLDTRAKAQTQTILPMIEQGFLQTKSKIDDLTAIAFSRGPGSFSGVRINAAVTQALAWSHDLAVIPVSTLQALAQAAYRHFGLTHVSAVLDARMKEVYIASFQLDQHAIMQAVDEEKLLSYTDAQQYAKFPLVGSGSSLVHEAQIHYQNLNATAQDIAMIARQLAQQKQWVSAELALPVYLRDNAWKKIAEQGKA; encoded by the coding sequence ATGAAATTGCTGGCATTGGAAACTGCCAATGAGCAGTGTTCCGTCTCTATTGTAGATGAAACGCAAGAACTTTTTTATCAACTTGATACCAGAGCAAAAGCACAAACGCAAACCATTTTACCGATGATAGAGCAAGGTTTTTTGCAGACAAAAAGCAAAATTGACGATTTAACTGCGATCGCATTTAGTCGTGGACCTGGCTCATTTAGTGGGGTACGTATTAATGCTGCTGTGACACAAGCCTTAGCATGGTCACATGATCTTGCCGTTATTCCTGTTTCAACATTACAGGCTTTGGCTCAAGCAGCATATCGTCATTTTGGCTTAACTCATGTTAGTGCTGTTTTAGACGCCAGAATGAAAGAAGTTTATATAGCAAGCTTTCAACTGGATCAACATGCCATTATGCAAGCGGTTGATGAAGAAAAATTATTAAGTTATACCGATGCACAGCAATATGCCAAATTTCCATTGGTAGGATCAGGGTCATCATTGGTTCATGAAGCACAAATACACTATCAAAATTTAAACGCTACAGCTCAAGATATTGCCATGATTGCTCGTCAATTGGCTCAGCAAAAGCAATGGGTAAGTGCTGAATTGGCATTGCCTGTGTATTTAAGGGACAATGCGTGGAAAAAAATTGCAGAGCAAGGCAAAGCCTAA
- a CDS encoding undecaprenyl-diphosphate phosphatase encodes MDVLLLFKAAIMAIVEGVTEFLPISSTGHLILAAEIMNFWSKEKSDVFVVAIQIGAIAAVIYEYWARLWGAATGIVTGEATGRRLGLGLIFASIPIVLVGLTFGQEVKALLFNNYAVAIGLIVGGFIIMWIETHPPRIRAKEVEDLTYKEAIWIGLIQVLSLIPGTSRSGATIIGAMFLGVSRKAATEFSFFLGIPVIIGAGLLDLYQNYKIFTTTEDWVILGFGTLVAFISALLLIRGLVAYVARRNFMIFAWYRIVSGLIILLFTFTGWKLW; translated from the coding sequence ATGGATGTTTTACTGCTGTTTAAAGCAGCGATTATGGCCATTGTAGAAGGGGTAACAGAGTTTTTACCTATTTCAAGTACAGGTCATTTAATTTTAGCTGCAGAAATTATGAATTTTTGGAGCAAAGAAAAAAGCGATGTTTTTGTGGTGGCCATTCAAATTGGTGCAATTGCAGCAGTGATTTATGAATATTGGGCACGTTTATGGGGCGCTGCAACAGGTATTGTAACAGGTGAAGCAACTGGGCGTCGTTTGGGGCTAGGATTAATTTTTGCATCGATTCCTATTGTATTGGTGGGTTTAACTTTCGGTCAGGAAGTTAAGGCATTATTGTTTAACAATTATGCTGTGGCAATTGGTCTGATTGTCGGTGGTTTTATTATTATGTGGATTGAAACACATCCACCGCGTATTCGAGCTAAAGAGGTTGAGGATCTGACCTATAAAGAAGCGATTTGGATTGGTCTGATTCAAGTTTTATCACTTATTCCGGGAACTTCTCGTTCAGGTGCTACCATTATTGGTGCCATGTTTTTGGGGGTCTCTAGAAAAGCAGCCACCGAATTTTCATTTTTCTTGGGTATTCCCGTTATTATTGGTGCAGGTTTACTTGATCTTTATCAAAATTATAAAATTTTTACCACAACTGAAGATTGGGTTATCTTAGGCTTTGGTACTTTAGTTGCTTTTATTTCAGCATTGCTATTAATTCGTGGTTTAGTGGCTTATGTGGCACGCCGTAACTTTATGATTTTTGCATGGTATCGGATTGTTTCAGGACTGATTATTTTATTATTCACCTTCACAGGTTGGAAATTATGGTAA
- a CDS encoding class I SAM-dependent methyltransferase has protein sequence MVSEIRLYTEQECDQQAQHYAAVLCARGIATTIEIVEKLNARFFRLHQNLALCVDRQGLWLCANGMRMQPDWQAEISRLKRASLKSEMIARACHLAEKPQLIDATAGLGHDGLLMAYLGAKVILVERHPILFTLLEDAKAQAQQDPFLSKVVQHIDLVFSDSKAYLKQQAADQIQVDVVYLDPMFPQRDQHQQAEKKHALVKKQMQLLHLLLPEDGEMDLGDALLDLAKLVAKRVIVKRPRLAVFLANQPPNHQWVGDACRFDAYFAI, from the coding sequence ATGGTAAGCGAAATCCGCTTATATACTGAACAAGAGTGTGATCAGCAAGCACAGCACTATGCAGCTGTGCTTTGTGCACGTGGTATTGCAACAACAATTGAAATTGTTGAAAAATTAAATGCTCGATTTTTTCGTTTACATCAAAATTTAGCATTATGTGTAGATCGTCAAGGTCTATGGTTATGTGCGAATGGTATGCGTATGCAGCCTGACTGGCAGGCCGAAATTTCTCGTCTAAAACGTGCATCACTTAAATCTGAAATGATTGCACGTGCTTGCCATTTAGCTGAAAAACCTCAGTTAATTGATGCAACAGCCGGTTTAGGGCATGATGGTTTACTGATGGCATATTTGGGTGCCAAAGTAATATTGGTTGAGCGTCATCCCATTTTATTTACATTATTGGAAGATGCCAAAGCACAAGCACAGCAAGATCCTTTTTTAAGTAAAGTCGTGCAACATATTGATTTAGTTTTTTCGGATTCAAAGGCATATTTAAAGCAGCAAGCAGCCGATCAGATACAGGTCGATGTGGTATATTTAGATCCGATGTTTCCTCAACGAGATCAACATCAACAAGCTGAAAAGAAACACGCTTTAGTCAAAAAACAAATGCAATTACTACATTTATTATTACCAGAGGATGGTGAAATGGATTTAGGTGATGCACTTTTAGATCTAGCAAAGCTTGTAGCTAAAAGAGTAATCGTTAAACGTCCTCGACTTGCGGTATTCTTAGCAAATCAACCCCCAAATCATCAATGGGTAGGTGATGCATGTCGATTTGATGCCTATTTTGCAATATGA